A region of Patescibacteria group bacterium DNA encodes the following proteins:
- a CDS encoding MBL fold metallo-hydrolase, producing the protein MDILWHGQSCFEIRVPLNQNEKKTIVIDPFSPEQTGLKMPSIAADVLLITHQHTDHNNVKAIKGPLFLIEGPGEYEVGGIFIQGIPASHGSMDKENLGGITIYTIEAEGIKLCHLSDLNQGELSSEQVEAIGDIDILMIPIGGTYTIDGTIASKVINQIEPKIVIPMHYKIPGLKVNLKDIDNFLKAMGQESIEPQSSLKIKKQGLPAEMKIVVLKP; encoded by the coding sequence ATGGATATACTTTGGCATGGTCAATCGTGTTTTGAAATAAGGGTGCCCTTGAATCAAAACGAAAAGAAAACGATTGTTATAGACCCGTTTTCGCCGGAGCAGACCGGATTAAAAATGCCGTCTATCGCGGCAGATGTTTTATTAATCACCCATCAGCATACTGACCACAATAATGTTAAAGCAATAAAAGGCCCTTTGTTTTTAATAGAAGGCCCAGGAGAATATGAGGTAGGAGGAATATTTATACAAGGCATTCCTGCGTCGCATGGGAGCATGGATAAAGAAAATTTGGGGGGCATCACCATTTATACGATTGAAGCAGAGGGTATTAAGTTATGTCATTTAAGCGACTTAAATCAAGGCGAACTTTCTTCCGAACAAGTTGAGGCCATAGGAGATATTGATATATTAATGATTCCCATAGGAGGCACTTACACAATTGACGGAACAATTGCTTCTAAAGTTATTAATCAGATTGAGCCAAAAATAGTAATACCAATGCATTACAAGATACCGGGTCTGAAAGTGAATTTGAAAGACATTGATAACTTCCTCAAAGCAATGGGGCAAGAAAGCATCGAGCCGCAGTCGTCATTGAAAATAAAAAAGCAAGGATTGCCAGCGGAAATGAAAATAGTTGTTTTGAAGCCGTAG
- the gyrA gene encoding DNA gyrase subunit A: MPKSKSKPEPEPEENNKAKKTDNGDNENGLENIGYVKPREICEEMKESYIDYAMSVIVSRALPDVRDGLKPVHRRILYAMGEEGLYYNARFRKSATVVGAVLGRYHPHSDAAVYDSLVRMAQDFSLRYMLVKGQGNFGSIDADPPAAQRYTECRLSRAGQEMLRDINRDTVDFIDNYDSTRKEPTVLPSPLPQLLLNGSLGIAVGMATSIPPHNLVETCDAAIHLIDNPEATTEELFQFIKGPDFPTGGIIFNQKEIISAYAQGKGPVLVQGKADIVEEKNGGWKIVINEIPYQVNKATLVGQIAKLIQEKKIKGVKDARDESDRDGIRIVIELKKEAFPQKALNCLYKSTDLQKKFHLNMIALVDGIQPKVLSLSEMLGYFLKHRQEVVLRRTKFDLTKAKEREHILLGLAKCLAKIDQVIETIKKSKNRDDAKSNLKKKFQLTDIQAEAILETKLSALARLEIQKIEDELKEIKAKIEELSGIVKSPAKVKAVVKKELKELKETYPEPRRTKVYVKKAEEISEEDLVPEEEVLITLTNKGYIKRVSPSSYKIQKRGGKGIMGIKAQDDDFVEHFFLANTLDKILVFTDSGKVFAMPAYEIPSATRISKGRALVNFLEISQEDKVLAILPLGKKDDSEQMKYLVMATKNGIIKRTALEEFRNLRSSGLIAIRLKKGDSLRSVKKTSGKSETILVSKQAQSIRFKEEQIRPMQRSAAGNKGMNLKKGDEVIGMEAIEKDQVKDYILIITSKGYGKRSGVSSYRQQSRGGTGIMTAKLTAKTGDLVKAEIVKGDEELIFISRNGQVLRTTAKGISALGRATQGVRIMRLDEGDSVVSLIKL; this comes from the coding sequence ATGCCAAAATCAAAATCAAAACCAGAGCCAGAGCCAGAAGAAAATAACAAGGCCAAGAAGACAGACAATGGAGACAATGAAAACGGGTTAGAGAATATAGGATATGTAAAACCCAGAGAAATCTGCGAAGAAATGAAGGAGAGCTATATTGATTACGCAATGTCAGTAATTGTTTCTCGAGCATTGCCCGATGTGAGGGATGGGTTGAAACCAGTGCACAGGAGAATTCTTTACGCAATGGGAGAAGAGGGTCTTTATTACAACGCCAGATTTAGGAAATCAGCAACAGTAGTTGGAGCAGTTCTTGGCAGATATCATCCACACAGCGACGCTGCGGTTTATGATTCTTTGGTAAGAATGGCGCAGGATTTTTCTTTGAGATATATGCTGGTAAAAGGCCAGGGCAATTTTGGATCAATTGATGCGGATCCTCCAGCCGCTCAAAGATATACAGAGTGTCGGCTTTCAAGGGCGGGGCAGGAGATGTTAAGGGATATAAATAGAGATACTGTTGATTTCATAGACAACTATGACTCAACAAGGAAAGAACCGACCGTTTTGCCGTCTCCGCTTCCCCAGCTTCTATTAAACGGCTCATTGGGAATTGCGGTTGGTATGGCGACAAGCATTCCGCCACACAATCTTGTGGAAACATGCGATGCAGCCATACATTTGATTGATAATCCCGAAGCCACAACCGAGGAATTATTTCAGTTTATAAAAGGACCTGATTTCCCGACAGGTGGCATTATCTTTAACCAAAAAGAAATAATTTCTGCTTATGCCCAAGGCAAAGGACCTGTTTTGGTTCAGGGTAAGGCAGATATAGTTGAGGAAAAGAACGGTGGGTGGAAGATTGTTATCAATGAAATACCTTATCAAGTTAATAAAGCAACATTGGTGGGACAGATAGCCAAGTTGATTCAGGAAAAGAAAATTAAAGGAGTAAAGGATGCTAGGGACGAATCAGACAGAGATGGTATCAGGATTGTCATAGAATTAAAAAAAGAAGCGTTTCCGCAAAAGGCGCTGAATTGTCTCTATAAGTCCACTGATTTACAGAAAAAATTCCATCTCAACATGATAGCTCTTGTTGATGGGATTCAGCCAAAAGTTTTGTCTTTATCAGAAATGCTTGGATATTTTTTAAAGCATCGTCAGGAAGTTGTGTTGCGGAGAACTAAATTTGATTTAACAAAAGCCAAAGAAAGGGAGCATATTCTTTTGGGTTTGGCAAAATGCTTGGCAAAAATAGACCAAGTCATTGAAACCATTAAGAAATCCAAAAACAGGGATGATGCCAAGAGCAACTTAAAGAAAAAATTTCAACTCACGGACATTCAAGCAGAGGCAATTTTAGAGACAAAGCTTTCTGCTTTAGCTCGTCTTGAAATACAGAAAATAGAAGATGAGCTTAAAGAGATAAAAGCAAAGATTGAAGAACTATCTGGAATTGTTAAGAGCCCTGCAAAAGTAAAGGCAGTTGTGAAAAAAGAACTCAAAGAATTGAAAGAGACCTATCCTGAACCACGGAGAACTAAAGTATATGTGAAAAAAGCGGAAGAAATATCAGAAGAGGATTTAGTGCCAGAAGAAGAGGTTTTGATTACTCTTACCAATAAGGGATATATCAAGAGAGTGAGCCCGTCTTCCTATAAGATTCAAAAGAGGGGCGGGAAAGGCATTATGGGCATCAAGGCGCAGGATGATGATTTTGTGGAACATTTCTTTTTAGCAAATACTCTTGATAAGATATTGGTCTTTACTGATTCCGGTAAGGTTTTTGCAATGCCTGCTTATGAGATTCCTTCTGCAACAAGGATTTCAAAAGGCAGGGCATTAGTTAATTTCTTAGAAATCAGCCAAGAAGACAAGGTTTTAGCAATTTTGCCTCTTGGTAAAAAAGATGACAGCGAACAAATGAAGTATTTAGTCATGGCAACCAAGAATGGTATAATCAAAAGAACAGCGCTTGAAGAGTTTCGCAATTTAAGGAGTTCTGGTTTGATAGCGATTCGGCTCAAAAAAGGCGACTCATTAAGGTCTGTAAAAAAGACGAGCGGAAAAAGTGAAACAATACTTGTGAGCAAACAGGCCCAATCAATCAGATTCAAAGAAGAACAGATAAGACCGATGCAGAGAAGCGCGGCAGGTAATAAGGGAATGAATCTCAAAAAAGGAGATGAAGTAATTGGAATGGAGGCTATTGAGAAAGACCAAGTTAAGGACTATATTTTAATAATCACTAGCAAGGGATATGGCAAGAGAAGCGGGGTTTCCTCGTATCGTCAGCAAAGCAGAGGAGGCACAGGAATAATGACAGCCAAGCTCACAGCCAAAACAGGCGATTTGGTTAAGGCAGAGATTGTAAAGGGCGACGAAGAGTTGATATTCATTTCAAGAAATGGTCAGGTTTTGAGAACTACTGCCAAAGGAATATCCGCGCTCGGCAGGGCAACCCAAGGAGTAAGAATAATGCGCTTGGATGAGGGCGATAGCGTAGTTTCATTAATAAAGTTGTAA
- a CDS encoding class I SAM-dependent methyltransferase: MVSFLEPEKIIEQIPLSQDWQTAEFGCGPGGFAIALARRVPKGMVYALDIQEEPLSALIGRAKGVGLSNIKTIQCDLEEPKGSTLKDESMDLVLIANALFQIEDKDAFLKEAKRVLKRNGNLVIIDWNPDSPFGPEENRVSLEQAHKIVKFMDIKLVKELETGTYHWGAIFVKM; encoded by the coding sequence ATGGTTAGTTTTTTGGAACCGGAAAAAATAATAGAGCAGATCCCTTTAAGTCAGGATTGGCAAACAGCAGAGTTTGGCTGCGGTCCGGGCGGTTTTGCAATTGCTTTAGCAAGGCGAGTGCCGAAAGGGATGGTTTATGCTTTGGACATCCAAGAAGAACCGCTTTCCGCTTTAATTGGAAGAGCTAAAGGTGTGGGCTTATCGAATATTAAAACAATACAATGCGACTTAGAGGAACCCAAGGGCTCTACGCTTAAAGATGAATCAATGGATTTGGTGCTGATAGCAAATGCATTGTTTCAAATAGAAGACAAAGACGCATTTTTGAAAGAAGCCAAGCGAGTGCTCAAACGAAATGGCAATTTAGTGATAATTGATTGGAATCCGGACTCTCCTTTCGGGCCTGAAGAAAATAGAGTTTCTCTTGAACAAGCGCACAAAATAGTTAAGTTTATGGACATTAAGCTGGTAAAAGAGTTAGAGACCGGCACCTACCACTGGGGAGCAATTTTCGTAAAAATGTAA
- a CDS encoding pilin has product MKKKIIFFTLIFLGVFIVCQSVFSATSTGGFVTVNLNSSYSYPAVGAAITITAGVNINTTQCVINFDDGIEISLDCWEASDCLSNPNCTWSDSTDPTDPRGSGSCSYSFSHSYGTSGEKFITFYCINSASYEAGVDILIEVGGTPRPCEPDGCNNYCPQNCDVSQDYDCACVGGNGCCAPGCDFTTDSDCPPPRPCSPIQCDQICQPNCNVSQDSDCGCLGGNGCCAPGCTIANDSDCPPVPTQYDNPLTWSDVPELLQQTIETIFGMLMALAVLIIIIGGYVMVTSGGIPLRFDKGKKIVIWALIGFAVSAVSRGIIALVEMIIGKQ; this is encoded by the coding sequence ATGAAAAAAAAGATTATTTTTTTCACACTGATTTTTTTAGGGGTTTTTATAGTTTGTCAATCTGTCTTCTCTGCGACATCTACCGGCGGTTTTGTCACAGTTAATTTAAATTCTTCTTATTCATATCCGGCTGTGGGAGCTGCGATTACTATAACAGCAGGGGTTAATATAAATACAACTCAGTGTGTGATCAATTTTGATGATGGAATAGAGATATCATTGGATTGTTGGGAGGCAAGCGATTGTCTCTCAAATCCCAATTGTACTTGGTCTGATTCTACTGATCCTACTGACCCCCGCGGTTCCGGAAGTTGTTCTTATTCTTTCAGCCATAGTTACGGGACGAGCGGAGAAAAATTTATTACTTTTTATTGCATAAATTCAGCAAGCTATGAAGCTGGGGTAGATATTCTTATAGAGGTAGGTGGCACACCACGGCCCTGTGAACCTGATGGGTGTAATAACTATTGTCCGCAAAATTGCGATGTAAGCCAAGACTATGATTGCGCTTGTGTCGGCGGAAATGGGTGCTGCGCACCTGGATGCGATTTTACCACTGATAGTGATTGTCCTCCTCCACGGCCGTGTTCTCCTATTCAGTGCGACCAAATTTGTCAGCCAAATTGCAATGTCAGCCAAGATTCTGATTGCGGATGCCTTGGAGGGAACGGTTGTTGCGCCCCGGGATGCACTATTGCTAATGACAGCGATTGTCCTCCTGTTCCAACCCAGTATGACAATCCCTTAACTTGGAGCGATGTGCCAGAACTTTTGCAACAAACCATAGAAACCATTTTTGGTATGTTAATGGCTTTGGCAGTCCTGATTATCATAATTGGTGGTTATGTAATGGTAACTTCTGGCGGGATTCCTTTAAGATTTGATAAAGGCAAGAAGATAGTTATCTGGGCATTAATAGGATTTGCCGTATCTGCTGTCTCTCGAGGCATAATCGCTTTAGTGGAAATGATTATAGGGAAACAATAG
- a CDS encoding DUF4215 domain-containing protein: MKTKSNLIILFFVAVFSIFILFSTTRVYAGNPFPPDDVIVSADTVFLGDSSQIQVTVKAYPLAYAWKIKVDFGDGSGIRTRVCFIDSILGQCTLNFPHPYGTIGSYAVKVNVCDKQNITLCRTGRATAVVNGPFVCGNNTLEPPGEECDDGNTVSGDGCSQSCKIEHPSPPPVNNDLNPLQANTFGELFRDIVGAIFWIAIILGPLLIIAGGFMIIFAGLDGGKIILGKKIILYTAVILGIILIIKAMADFFAPDVTFL, translated from the coding sequence ATGAAAACCAAAAGTAATTTAATAATACTATTTTTCGTAGCGGTTTTTTCTATTTTTATATTATTTTCTACAACAAGGGTATATGCTGGAAACCCTTTTCCGCCTGACGATGTAATTGTATCAGCAGACACGGTATTTTTAGGCGATTCAAGTCAGATTCAAGTCACAGTCAAAGCATATCCTTTGGCATATGCCTGGAAGATAAAGGTGGACTTCGGAGATGGGTCGGGCATTAGAACAAGGGTTTGCTTTATTGATTCAATACTTGGTCAGTGTACTCTAAATTTTCCGCATCCGTATGGTACTATAGGAAGCTATGCTGTTAAAGTGAATGTTTGTGATAAACAAAATATTACACTATGCAGAACTGGTCGCGCAACCGCTGTCGTGAATGGTCCTTTTGTCTGTGGGAATAACACACTGGAGCCACCAGGCGAAGAATGTGATGATGGAAATACTGTTTCCGGAGATGGATGTAGCCAGAGTTGCAAAATAGAACACCCATCTCCGCCACCTGTTAATAATGATTTGAATCCACTTCAAGCAAATACTTTTGGAGAATTATTTAGAGATATTGTTGGCGCGATTTTTTGGATAGCAATAATTTTAGGACCTCTACTGATAATCGCTGGAGGGTTTATGATAATTTTTGCTGGCCTGGATGGGGGCAAAATAATCTTGGGCAAGAAAATTATTCTATACACTGCTGTAATTCTTGGTATAATATTGATAATAAAGGCAATGGCTGACTTTTTCGCGCCTGATGTAACTTTTTTATAA
- a CDS encoding pilin has translation MKKNCLLFIMLIICGLFLGLSQQVCAANPPGFAVAFISEIGPTNIQTGDTVNGTLIIEASCYSGAVGGAVFFKPIINFGEAPPPSATAPDEQLEGGPCVCVNDSNDTSLKTVRCSYNFSHTYSRTGTFAVIPKTSYSSFGSSAVGSSGTAETIYVTETPTPTPHGNDINPLVATGIAELIRQLTDRIFIYFSGLAVLFVIMGGLTIMTAAGSPTRVMKGKKIVIFTIVGYALIILARAIAMLIVRILDINVVI, from the coding sequence ATGAAAAAAAATTGTTTACTTTTTATAATGTTAATCATTTGCGGTTTGTTTTTGGGATTGAGCCAGCAAGTATGCGCAGCCAATCCGCCGGGCTTTGCGGTTGCGTTTATTTCTGAAATTGGTCCCACTAATATACAAACAGGAGATACTGTTAACGGTACGCTTATTATAGAAGCAAGTTGTTATAGTGGTGCGGTTGGCGGCGCGGTATTTTTTAAACCAATAATAAATTTTGGCGAGGCGCCTCCACCTTCGGCAACTGCCCCGGACGAGCAATTGGAGGGAGGTCCTTGTGTATGTGTGAACGATAGTAACGATACATCGTTAAAAACAGTAAGATGCAGCTATAATTTTAGCCATACCTACAGTAGAACCGGCACTTTTGCGGTCATCCCAAAGACCTCATATTCTTCTTTCGGATCTTCTGCCGTAGGTTCAAGTGGAACAGCAGAAACCATTTATGTTACAGAAACGCCTACGCCAACTCCGCATGGAAACGATATCAATCCATTGGTGGCTACCGGAATCGCAGAGCTCATAAGGCAACTTACTGACAGAATTTTTATATATTTTAGTGGTTTAGCGGTCTTGTTCGTAATCATGGGTGGGCTTACTATCATGACAGCAGCTGGAAGCCCAACGCGGGTTATGAAAGGAAAAAAGATTGTTATTTTTACTATTGTTGGTTATGCCCTTATTATATTAGCAAGGGCGATTGCGATGCTGATTGTAAGAATTTTAGATATTAATGTTGTGATTTAG
- a CDS encoding glycosyltransferase family 2 protein: MKISFIIPIYNESGNIPELYRRLKKAIESDFRDFDYEIIFVDDGSNDNSFDLIEGLHNQNTKVKAIKFSRNFGHHIAITAGLDIAVGDFVVMMDGDLQDQPEEIIKLWNKLQQGYDVVYAQRKNKKFGYFKKVTSKLFNFLIKKLIDEDIEINSSIFRIMTKEVVEKIKELRESNRYIIGLIGWVGFKHIAQEVEHGERFKGKGKYDINRQFKLALNAIFSFSTIPIKIITRIGLLFILFSLFLAIYILIKKFIYCSIIAGLTYAILLIFFVGGIQIIAIGIIGEYIVRTYAEARRRPLYIIKDKLI; the protein is encoded by the coding sequence ATGAAAATATCCTTTATAATTCCTATTTATAATGAAAGCGGAAATATTCCAGAGCTTTATCGCAGGTTAAAAAAAGCAATAGAAAGCGATTTCCGTGATTTTGATTATGAAATAATATTTGTGGATGACGGGAGCAATGATAATTCTTTTGATTTAATAGAAGGATTACATAATCAAAATACCAAGGTCAAGGCAATTAAATTTAGTAGAAATTTTGGTCATCATATAGCCATCACAGCTGGGCTGGATATTGCTGTTGGAGATTTCGTAGTGATGATGGATGGGGACTTGCAGGACCAACCAGAAGAGATAATCAAGCTATGGAATAAGTTGCAGCAAGGATATGATGTGGTTTATGCTCAAAGAAAAAACAAAAAATTTGGCTATTTTAAAAAAGTCACCTCGAAATTATTCAATTTTTTAATCAAAAAATTAATCGATGAAGATATTGAAATTAATAGTTCCATTTTTAGGATTATGACCAAAGAAGTGGTAGAAAAAATCAAAGAATTAAGAGAATCCAACAGGTATATTATAGGCCTGATCGGTTGGGTTGGGTTTAAGCACATAGCGCAAGAAGTAGAACACGGGGAGAGATTTAAAGGCAAGGGTAAATATGATATTAATAGGCAATTTAAGTTAGCCCTTAATGCTATTTTTTCTTTTTCCACCATTCCCATTAAAATAATAACTAGGATTGGATTATTATTTATTCTTTTTTCGCTTTTTTTAGCAATTTATATTCTTATTAAAAAATTTATTTATTGTTCTATTATCGCAGGATTGACTTATGCTATTTTATTGATATTTTTTGTCGGAGGAATTCAAATTATAGCCATTGGGATTATAGGAGAATATATTGTCAGAACTTATGCAGAAGCAAGAAGAAGGCCGTTGTATATAATTAAGGATAAATTAATTTAA
- a CDS encoding GNAT family N-acetyltransferase encodes MEFFVEKFDSEVLGKTVAKLILDEPISKRFQDKYKEFVAGNNPDIVFAFTHFYQQNINFLEEQEFGLISVRTIYKCPDLTSKKPNNDPDLSIKEKVDCRLTPDNDSVQEILKIIARTSRYCKDIKLGEESCFKIYNQWLVNSFSGYAKKIFFLFYKEVVIGFVTLKEKDDKVWVDLIGIGAGLQGKGLGDLLIDKCKQYCQENKKELWVITEGENIGASRFYQKNGFLIQILELVFHKHLNKSL; translated from the coding sequence ATGGAGTTTTTTGTAGAAAAATTTGATTCTGAAGTATTGGGCAAGACCGTTGCCAAGCTAATTCTTGACGAACCCATTAGTAAGAGGTTTCAAGACAAATACAAAGAATTTGTTGCAGGGAATAATCCTGATATAGTTTTTGCCTTTACTCATTTTTATCAACAGAACATTAATTTTTTAGAAGAACAAGAGTTTGGACTAATAAGCGTTAGAACAATATATAAATGTCCAGATTTGACTTCCAAAAAGCCCAATAATGACCCAGATTTAAGCATTAAGGAGAAAGTGGATTGTCGGTTAACGCCGGATAATGATTCTGTCCAAGAAATTCTTAAAATAATTGCTCGCACTAGCAGATATTGCAAGGATATTAAATTGGGAGAAGAGTCGTGTTTTAAAATATATAATCAATGGCTTGTTAATAGTTTTTCAGGATATGCTAAAAAAATATTTTTTCTTTTTTATAAAGAAGTAGTGATAGGATTTGTCACGCTTAAAGAAAAAGACGATAAGGTTTGGGTGGACCTTATAGGAATAGGCGCTGGCCTTCAAGGAAAGGGGCTAGGAGATTTGCTTATTGATAAATGTAAGCAATATTGCCAAGAGAACAAAAAAGAGCTATGGGTTATTACAGAGGGAGAAAATATAGGAGCGAGTAGGTTTTATCAAAAAAATGGATTTTTGATTCAAATTTTAGAGCTGGTATTCCATAAACATTTAAATAAATCATTATGA
- a CDS encoding SDR family oxidoreductase — MKKTILIAGSGGYLGSEMVKDFLSKGYKIKALDRHFFGYKFGDIENKNIEVIQEDIRWIGEDFLRGVDVIINLAGLSNDPSVDLAPAASEDINYIGAVELAKKAKNVGVKKYIFSSSCSVYGQGDDTQLTEESKLRPVSLYAILKAKAEEEILSLSDDNFCVTSLRNSTLYGLSEHRMRFDLVVNLMTLNAWRDGKIFVLGGGEQWRPLMHLKDAINAFERVIEEDNLSKINKQTFNVGSNNQNYKIIQVANLVRNVLPNTKIESIPSDTDKRDYNVLFNKIRQILNFEPRFTVEDGIKEIVEALERKIIDGNDTRTNTVRYYKHLIDTDRVLSDVKLRGRIF, encoded by the coding sequence ATGAAAAAAACAATTTTAATAGCAGGGTCTGGCGGATACTTAGGTAGCGAAATGGTGAAAGATTTTTTATCTAAGGGATATAAGATTAAGGCATTAGATAGGCATTTTTTTGGTTATAAATTCGGAGATATTGAAAATAAAAACATCGAAGTCATTCAAGAAGACATAAGGTGGATAGGAGAAGATTTTTTAAGAGGAGTAGATGTTATTATAAATTTAGCTGGGCTTTCCAATGACCCAAGCGTTGATTTAGCGCCTGCAGCTAGCGAGGATATAAATTATATAGGGGCAGTAGAATTGGCGAAAAAAGCAAAGAATGTGGGCGTAAAAAAATACATTTTTTCTTCTTCTTGTAGCGTCTATGGCCAAGGAGACGATACTCAATTAACAGAGGAATCAAAATTGAGGCCGGTTTCTCTTTATGCTATTTTGAAAGCCAAAGCAGAGGAAGAAATATTATCTCTATCAGATGATAATTTTTGCGTTACTTCATTAAGGAATTCAACACTTTACGGATTATCAGAGCACAGAATGAGGTTCGATTTAGTGGTTAATTTGATGACGCTTAACGCATGGAGAGATGGTAAGATTTTTGTTTTGGGCGGTGGTGAACAGTGGAGGCCGCTGATGCACTTGAAAGACGCGATTAATGCTTTTGAGAGAGTCATTGAAGAAGACAACCTCTCCAAGATAAATAAACAAACATTTAATGTCGGCTCAAACAATCAGAATTATAAAATAATTCAAGTCGCTAATTTGGTGAGGAATGTTTTGCCAAATACTAAAATCGAATCTATTCCAAGCGACACAGACAAAAGGGACTATAATGTTTTGTTCAATAAAATTAGACAAATTCTGAATTTTGAGCCACGGTTCACCGTGGAGGATGGGATAAAAGAAATAGTAGAGGCATTAGAGAGAAAAATAATCGATGGCAATGACACTAGGACCAATACCGTGAGATATTATAAGCATCTAATAGATACTGATAGAGTTTTATCAGACGTAAAGCTTCGGGGAAGAATATTTTAA
- a CDS encoding DegT/DnrJ/EryC1/StrS family aminotransferase, whose amino-acid sequence MKIEFYRHNLNDDDKKEVQKILESLFLTTGDSVVEFENKFAKYTENQHALGITSCTEGLFLGLKYLGIKDGDEVITTPMSFVSTANSIEYCNAKPVFVDAEKTTGNIDIDKIEAVIAPNTKAVIPVHLYGQMCDMKRLKEIAIKNNLKIIEDSAHCIEGSRDDVRPGQLGDIACYSFYATKNITCGEGGAITCNNQDAHDWIKKARLHGISKSAADRYTKRYEHYDMDFLGFKANMTNIDAALLIHQIDRIEELLSAKENIAKRYDDGFSNNLFISIPNVLPNSKHARHIYTIWVNPQKRDEYMHQLQDVGIGVAVNFRPIHLMKYYREKYGYKPGDFPVAEKIGNSTITIPLYSGLKDEEVDYIINSINKIIIQ is encoded by the coding sequence ATGAAAATTGAATTTTATAGACACAATCTTAATGATGACGACAAAAAAGAAGTTCAAAAGATTTTAGAATCTTTGTTTTTAACCACAGGAGATTCTGTTGTGGAGTTTGAGAATAAATTCGCAAAATATACTGAGAACCAGCATGCCCTGGGCATTACCTCTTGTACAGAGGGACTTTTTTTGGGATTAAAATATTTAGGCATTAAAGATGGAGACGAAGTGATCACGACCCCAATGTCTTTTGTGTCCACCGCCAATAGCATAGAGTATTGCAATGCCAAGCCAGTGTTTGTAGACGCGGAGAAGACAACAGGGAATATTGATATTGATAAGATTGAGGCAGTCATTGCTCCCAATACAAAAGCAGTAATTCCTGTTCATCTCTATGGGCAGATGTGCGACATGAAGCGCTTAAAAGAGATTGCAATTAAGAATAATCTTAAAATAATTGAGGATTCTGCTCATTGTATAGAGGGGAGCAGAGATGATGTTAGGCCCGGGCAATTGGGTGACATCGCTTGTTATAGTTTCTATGCTACAAAGAATATAACCTGTGGCGAAGGTGGCGCGATAACATGTAATAATCAAGATGCGCATGATTGGATTAAAAAAGCGAGATTACACGGCATAAGCAAGTCAGCTGCCGATAGATATACAAAAAGATATGAACATTATGATATGGATTTTTTGGGCTTTAAGGCAAATATGACCAATATAGACGCAGCCCTACTGATTCATCAAATAGACAGAATAGAAGAATTATTGTCAGCTAAAGAGAATATAGCAAAAAGATATGATGATGGGTTTAGTAATAATCTATTTATATCAATTCCTAATGTTTTGCCAAATAGCAAGCATGCTCGCCATATTTATACCATATGGGTTAATCCACAAAAGAGAGACGAGTATATGCACCAGCTTCAAGATGTTGGAATAGGGGTTGCGGTGAATTTTAGGCCAATTCATTTGATGAAATATTATAGGGAGAAATATGGGTATAAGCCCGGAGACTTTCCTGTTGCAGAAAAAATTGGGAATAGCACCATTACAATTCCGCTTTATTCTGGCCTGAAAGATGAAGAAGTAGATTATATTATAAATTCAATTAATAAGATTATAATTCAATAA